One Carassius auratus strain Wakin chromosome 4, ASM336829v1, whole genome shotgun sequence DNA segment encodes these proteins:
- the LOC113058578 gene encoding transmembrane protein 168-A-like produces MSGQEESDKDVDMWSSLRCLGYLSSFNLLVAVCLGMYVRWEQTAEPVILVIFILGLFVSAIACILYYYFSMELASLSLFHLWFGFLQGLLCFLNSPSLENDIKEKVTNYLLLSSVAVRTLWALTDRLCSSTMYKPVVLTSCEFLELLGFAVASISLVFHKSLSMIALTLSLTALVMDLRMKSPLALPNLACFAVISGATFFHSLEIQANPFAFSCFLGRLICEPLLDVYFSSLSATERWKQFLSAGRLRRRFSLFPLAFIELAFFVLCALKLGNLKVWYLVIPGFCIFGLLWILCHMVFLVSLWCFHTKLSECQKTWATQRSETLSLDRIMASRGMRHFCLISERLVLFCLMSTIILGAVSWQVTNGLFMSVFLVVLPLESLAHGLFHELGNCLGGTCVGYAVVIPTCYSSADGQPLLLPPGQGQELHSTATLNAVQRLFSHHLIQTFGCDYSTSLSLDTLQANLRSFLELCTTEGPRHDTYILYYSGHTLPSGDWTLAGGDCLRLQQILDMWKERNAGFSSRLILVLDTENSAPWVKAVRKVEKMYVAVQGAKMSPVQDAEAQEAPRLGDFTAEWVKYNCDPDSGVQWSERGRVISAIYGVSKPWSDYSLHLPTGSDVAKHWKTNFPKATYPLVAVANWCCGLNLLWLCSVCLRCVRRLKLSWFPPNILDTGQGIKLVRS; encoded by the exons ATGTCAGGCCAAGAGGAATCAGACAAGGATGTGGACATGTGGTCCTCCCTCCGCTGTCTGGGGTATCTCTCCAGCTTCAATTTGCTGGTAGCCGTGTGCTTGGGAATGTACGTACGATGGGAACAGACTGCAGAGCCCGTGATTCTGGTCATCTTCATCTTGGGTTTGTTCGTATCAGCCATAGCCTGTATCCTCTATTACTACTTTTCAATGGAGTTGGCCAGTTTAAGTCTCTTCCACCTGTGGTTCGGCTTCCTGCAGGGACTCCTGTGCTTCCTGAACAGCCCGTCTCTGGAGAACGACATAAAAGAGAAGGTTACAAACTACCTGTTGCTCTCTAGTGTGGCTGTTCGGACGCTTTGGGCCCTAACAGATCGTCTGTGCAGCAGCACTATGTATAAACCAGTCGTTCTCACCTCATGTGAGTTTCTAGAGCTCCTGGGATTTGCCGTCGCAAGCATCAGCTTGGTATTCCACAAATCGCTGTCCATGATTGCTCTGACATTATCGTTAACGGCCCTCGTCATGGACCTTCGCATGAAGTCGCCCTTGGCTCTCCCTAATCTAGCCTGCTTTGCTGTGATCAGCGGCGCTACCTTCTTCCACTCCTTGGAGATCCAAGCAAACCCCTTTGCGTTCAGCTGCTTCCTGGGCCGGCTTATCTGTGAGCCTCTTCTGGATGTGTACTTCAGCAGTTTGTCGGCGACAGAGCGCTGGAAGCAGTTTCTCTCAGCCGGTCGTCTACGGAGGAGATTTTCTCTGTTCCCGCTGGCATTCATCGAGCTGGCCTTCTTTGTGCTTTGTGCCTTGAAGCTGGGTAACTTGAAAGTTTGGTACCTGGTCATCCCTGGCTTCTGCATCTTTGGCCTTTTGTGGATCCTGTGCCACATGGTGTTCCTCGTCTCACTATGGTGCTTCCACACCAAGCTAAGCGAGTGTCAGAAGACGTGGGCAACCCAACGCTCAGAAACGCTCAGTTTGGACAGGATCATGGCCTCTAGGGGCATGCGTCATTTCTGCCTCATCTCTGAGCGGCTGGTGCTCTTCTGCCTGATGTCCACCATCATACTAGGGGCCGTCTCATGGCAG GTCACTAATGGACTCTTCATGAGTGTGTTTTTAGTGGTACTGCCACTGGAGTCTCTGGCTCATGGACTCTTCCATGAACTGGGAAACTGCTTGGGAGGCACCTGTGTTGGGTATGCAGTGGTAATTCCCACTTGCTACAGCag TGCGGATGGACAGCCATTGCTGTTGCCTCCGGGGCAAGGCCAGGAATTGCACTCCACAGCTACTTTGAACGCTGTGCAGAGGCTCTTCTCCCACCACCTCATCCAGACCTTTGGATGTGACTACTCCACCAGTCTAAGCCTGGACACCCTGCAGGCCAATCTGCGCTCCTTTCTGGAGCTCTGCACCACAGAAGGCCCACGTCATGACACCTACATCCTCTACTACAGTGGCCACACACTTCCCAGTGGAGACTGGACTCTGGCAG GTGGCGATTGCTTGCGTCTGCAGCAGATCCTTGATATGTGGAAGGAACGGAATGCCGGCTTCTCCTCCCGCCTCATCCTTGTCCTCGACACTGAGAATTCTGCGCCATGGGTGAAGGCGGTTCGAAAGGTGGAAAAGATGTATGTGGCAGTACAAGGAGCCAAGATGAGCCCCGTTCAGGATGCTGAAGCCCAGGAAGCCCCTCGATTGGGAGACTTCACCGCAGAGTGGGTGAAGTACAACTGCGATCCTGACAGTGGCGTGCAGTGGTCAGAGAGGGGTCGGGTCATCTCTGCTATATACGGTGTATCCAAACCCTGGAGTGACTACTCTCTCCACCTGCCAACTGGAAGTGATGTGGCCAAGCACTGGAAAACAAACTTCCCCAAGGCCACGTACCCACTGGTGGCTGTTGCGAACTGGTGCTGCGGACTCAACCTCCTGTGGCTATGTAGTGTGTGTTTGCGCTGCGTCAGAAGACTGAAACTTTCTTGGTTCCCTCCCAATATACTAGACACAGGGCAAGGGATTAAACTAGTCCGATCATAG